The following coding sequences are from one Lolium rigidum isolate FL_2022 chromosome 6, APGP_CSIRO_Lrig_0.1, whole genome shotgun sequence window:
- the LOC124666688 gene encoding endoglucanase 23-like, with the protein MAFTTTMLAWSVLEFGDDMPRDERRHAADALRWGTDYLLKTVAHPGVIFMQVGDPWKDHACWERPEDMDTERTVYNVTTGRPGSEVAGETAAALAAASIVFRAEGDREYAELLLANAKKAFEFADTYRGAYSDDPDLKAAGCPFYCDFDGYQDELLWSAAWLRRASGDDKFQEYIQVNGKTLGAEDNINEFGWDNKHAGLNVLVSKEFIDGVAMSMQSYKESADSFICTLIPESSSPHIQYTPGGMIYKPGGSNMQHVTSISFLLLTYAKYLSKSSHTVNCGDISVGPDTLRLQAKKQVDYLLGDNPMKMSYMVGYGDRYPQRIHHRGSSVPSIKSHPERLACKDGTPYFDSSSPNPNPLVGAVVGGPGEDDAYGDERADFRKSEPTTYINAPLVGVLAYFVGNPNTGHIRH; encoded by the exons ATGGCCTTCACCACCACCATGCTGGCCTGGAGCGTGCTCGAGTTCGGCGACGACATGCCCCGCGACGAGCGCCGCCACGCCGCCGACGCCCTGCGCTGGGGCACCGACTACCTCCTCAAGACCGTCGCCCACCCCGGCGTCATCTTCATGCAG GTGGGCGACCCGTGGAAGGACCATGCGTGCTGGGAGAGGCCGGAGGACATGGACACGGAGCGCACCGTGTACAACGTCACCACGGGGCGGCCGGGGTCGGAGGTGGCCGGGGAGACCGCCGCGGCGCTGGCTGCGGCGTCCATCGTGTTCCGCGCCGAGGGTGACCGGGAGTACGCCGAGCTGCTGCTCGCCAACGCCAAGAAGGCGTTCGAGTTCGCCGACACGTACAGGGGCGCCTACAGCGACGACCCGGACCTCAAAGCCGCCGGCTGCCCCTTCTACTGCGACTTCGACGGGTATCAG GATGAGCTGCTGTGGAGTGCGGCATGGCTACGGAGGGCCTCTGGTGACGACAAATTCCAGGAATACATCCAGGTTAACGGCAAAACCCTCGGAGCAGAGGACAACATCAACGAGTTCGGTTGGGACAACAAACACGCTGGTCTCAACGTTCTTGTTTCCAAG GAGTTCATAGACGGAGTGGCCATGTCTATGCAGTCCTACAAAGAGTCTGCAGATAGCTTCATCTGCACGCTCATCCCGGAGTCGTCATCGCCGCACATACAGTACACGCCTGGGGGCATGATCTACAAGCCAGGAGGCAGCAATATGCAGCATGTCACCTCCATTTCGTTCCTGCtcctaacctatgccaagtaccttTCCAAGTCCTCTCACACTGTTAACTGTGGGGATATTTCAGTTGGTCCAGACACTCTTCGGCTGCAAGCCAAAAAACAG GTTGATTATCTATTAGGAGACAACCCGATGAAAATGTCGTACATGGTCGGGTATGGCGATCGATATCCTCAACGGATCCACCACCGAGGATCATCCGTCCCTTCCATCAAGAGCCACCCTGAGCGCTTGGCGTGCAAAGACGGCACGCCTTACTTTGATTCATCTAGCCCAAACCCTAACCCATTGGTCGGAGCAGTCGTTGGAGGGCCGGGGGAGGATGATGCTTATGGGGACGAGCGTGCTGATTTCAGGAAATCTGAACCAACTACCTACATCAACGCTCCCTTGGTAGGGGTTCTTGCCTACTTTGTTGGCAACCCAAATACAGGACATATCAGACATTGA